The following nucleotide sequence is from Pseudomonas sessilinigenes.
GTCCTGGCCTACAAGGCCTTGCTCAAGCACCTGCTGGCCCAGCAACTCGTGGCGCAGGTGGCCTGACGTGAAGCGCCATTCAAGTCGCCCGGCAGTGCAGCCGATAACCCCTACAGATCGTTATGCAGGGGTGTCTGCATGGGTGTCCTCATGAATCGTCCCCTGGATATCAAGAACCGACCGCAGCTGGCATTGCAGTCGTACCTGGACGCGTTGCTGCAGGACGCTACCGAAGAGGAGCAGGTTCCGGAGCCGGTAGCGCAGGTCGTGTTGCCCGCCGCCCCACTCGTCGAGGAGGTTTCCAGCGAAGTCCTGGACGAGTTCCAGGCTGCGGTGTTGGAAGAGCAGGCCCGGGATGCACGGAGCCAGCACCAGGCGGCACCTGCCGAGCAAGCCAAGGTCGTACCGGTGGCCCCGGTAATGGATGCACCGGCGCCCTTGCCCAGCCCCGTGGTGCCGATGCTCCAGGCGCTGGTGCCACCGCTGGTGGAAGTTCACCTGCCGCCGAGCAACACGCCGCCGCCAGCCGCCGGCAGCGATCGCCCCAGTTGGGCGGCCGAGCCTTTCGAGTGCCTGCTGTTCGATGTCGCCGGCCTGACCCTGGCAGTGCCCCTGGTCTGCCTGGGCTCGATCTACTCCCTGGCCGGTCAGGAGTTGACGCCGTTGTTCGGGCAGCCGGAATGGTTCCTCGGCATCCTGCCGAGCCAGGCGGGCAACCTCAAGGTCCTGGATACCGCGCGCTGGGTCATGCCGGATCGGTATCGCGATGATTTTCGCCAGGGCCTGCAGTACGTGATCTCGGTCCAGGGCTACGAGTGGGGACTGGCCGTGCATCAGGTCAGTCGCTCGTTGCGCCTGGACCCCAATGAAATCAAGTGGCGCAGCCATCGTGGCCAACGCCCCTGGCTGGCCGGCACGGTGATCGAACACATGTGCGCCCTGCTTGACGTGGCCGAACTGGCGGAGCTGATCGCCACCGGTGGCGCCAAGCAGCTGGCAATCAGTCAAGCGGCCCACAAGCCGAAGTGAACCAAACACAGGCCGCGCCAGTGGGGCGCGGCCATACAGAACACACGCCGTTTTCAACGGTATTTTGAGGGGTCAGGGTATGAATAAGTCGTCGTCTGCACAGGGTTCCGAAGATCCGATCCTGCAATGGGTCACCTTCAAGCTGGATAACGAGTCCTATGGCATCAACGTGATGCGGGTCCAGGAAGTCCTGCGCTACACCGAGATCGCTCCGGTGCCGGGCGCGCCCAGCTATGTCCTGGGGATCATCAACCTGCGGGGTAATGTGGTCACCGTGATCGACACTCGCCAGCGTTTCGGCCTGGTGCCCACCGAGGTCAACGACAACACTCGGATCGTCATCATCGAAGCCGACAAGCAAGTGGTCGGGATCATGGTCGACAGCGTGGCCGAAGTGGTCTACCTGCGTCAGTCGGAAGTCGAGACTGCACCGAATGTCGGCAATGAAGAGTCGGCCAAGTTCATCCAGGGCGTCTGCAACAAGAACGGCGAGCTGCTGATCCTCGTCGAACTGGACAAGATGATGAGCGAAGAGGAATGGTCGGAACTGGAGAGTATCTGATTGATCCTCGAGGTAGCGGTTATTGTCCTGGCGATCTTCTGGGTCGCCACACTGGCCATGTTCTTGTCTTATGCCCGCAACCAGCGCCAGATCGCTGCGCAGCAGGCAGAAGGCGACGCCCTGCGCGACCAGCGGATCAAGGAGCTGGCCAAGCGCGTCGACCATTACCAGAACGGTACGGTGCGCATGGGCGAAGACCTGCATGAGCTGCGCGCAGTCGTGGCGCCGTTGCCGGACAAGCTGGCCCAGCTGGAGCAGCGAGACCCCTCAAGTCTGTCCTTCGCCCAGGCTGCCCGCCTGGTCGGCATGGGTGCCAGCGTTGACGAGTTGACCCAGTCCTGCGGCCTGACCCAGGCCGAGGCAGAGCTGGTCAGCAAGCTGCACAGAGGCTGACCGTCAGCCGCAAGCCGCAAGCTTCAAGACTTGCGGCTCATGGCTTGCAGCGGCTCTTCTAGTAATCGTCGCCGCGTTCGGTGACGTCCTTCTCCGACTCTATCTGTTGCGGATCGTGGCCTGCCGGGAACTTGCCCTTGAGGTTCCAGGCGAACGCGATGATCTCGGCGATGGTCCGGTACAGCTCCGGCGGAATGCTGTCGCCCAACTCCAGCCGGGCCAGCAATCTCACCAGTTCGGCGTTCTCATAGATCGGTACTTCATAGTCCCGGGCAATCTTCAGGATGGCTTCGGCCAGTTCGTCATCGCCCTTGGCGGTGAGCATCGGGGCCTGTTGGCCGTCATATTTCAGGGCGATGGCCTGGCGGGGTGGGGCAGAGTGCTTCATGCGGTTTCGTCGACCCAGCGTTGTTCCAATCGGGTTTGTGGACCTTGTGGAGGGATGCCGAGGTGGCAATCCAGGTCGCCGACATTCAGGCCCGAGGCCAACAAGCGCTCGCGCAGGTTGCCCAGGTGGCTTTCGATCAGGCTTGCGGTGTAGGGGCGCTCGGCCCACAGCTGGCTGCAGAGGCGGCCCTGGATCAATTGTGCCTGGACTTGCAAGGGGCCCAGCGGCTCCAGGTCGAAGGCCAGGTCCACTCGCCATAGCGCCTGCCTGGGCTCGCGTTCCTCACGTTTGTTCTGGGGCTGTTGTTCCGGCTCGGGCGGCTCCTCGCGTTGCAGCTTGACCTGCAACGGCACGATGTCCTGCAGGTTGCGCATGGGGATTTCCAGCTGCCAGGTCGTCAGCAGTCGACCGTCGTCGGTGCGCCCGCTTTGTTCCAGGCTGGCCAGTTGATGGCTCTGCAGGCGTGATATCGCTGCAGCAGCCAGGCGCAGCAGTTGTTCCAGGCTGTCTGAACCTTCCAGGCTCTGCAGCAAGCGTTCGGGGAGCGGGAAGCCACCGGGCGTGGGCTTGCTGGCGAGTTGGCCGAGGGTTCCCAGTGCACCGCGCACGAAGTTCGGTAGCGACTGGGCCAGTGTGCTGGCGGCCAGGATGGCATTGAGGCTGGTGGAGGAGGGCAGGGCTGGCGTCAGCTGTGCGACCAGGCGTAGCAGGTCGGCCTTGAGGTCCGATGCCTGGCCTGGATTGCCGGTGGCCAGTTGGGCTTCCAGAAACGCACCGCTGCCCAGCAGCGCTTGAGCCACCCCACGGCTGGTACTCAGTTGTTGCGCATCGGGCAGGTTGCCCAGCAGGCGCTCGATTGCTGAGCGCAGTTGCGTGTCTGCCTGGTCGCTGTCGGCCGGCAGATTTTGCAAGGCATTGAGCAGAGCCCCCAAGGAGCCCTGGCGGCCTTGTTGGGTCGCCAGTTGGGCGGCAATGGCCAGTTGATCCTGGCGGTTGCTCAAGGGGACGAAATTCAGGGTCTGAGCGTCGCTGACCAGGGCGCTCAACAAACTGCCGATACGCAGTGGCTGCGGGCTTTCCAGGCTCAGGGTGCTGCCGCTCTGGGCGGTGTTGAGCAGGCTCACCAGGGAGCGGTACACCGCGGGTTGGTTGCTCCCCTGGGGCAGCGCCTGGGAAGTCAGTACCTTGCCCTGCAGCAGGGTGCCGGGTGGCAGTTGCGTGGTGTCCAGTCGGGTCAAGGCGGCAACGCTGGAGGCGATGGCCTGCTGCACCGTGATGGCCAGGTTGCCCGCCGACGGTTGGGTCACCGCCAGGCTGGTGCCCTGGGGCAGGGGTTGGCTGCTGGTGGCCTGCAAGGTGGTTTGCCGGCCATTGTCCAAGGTCAGCTTGAGCAGCAGCTCGAAGGTCTGGTCGGTCTGCTTGAGCGACAGCACTTCAGCCTTGGCGCTCTGGCCGGCGGCGATCAGCCCTTCCAGCGGCAGCGTCAGCTTGAGCAGTTCACCACTGGGCACCTGGGGACGCGAGGCGCCGGGAGCGGGCGTCGGTGGCAGCGGGAGGATGTTCATTTCGCCTGTCATTCGGACACAACCTGTGGAAATTAACCCCCTATAAGGTAGGGACTCACATGTATAATGCCGCCCGTCTTTGAAGGAGTGGTAAAAACAATACAATTGTTTGACGCAGCTCTCTAGAACAGGCCGCCAATGCATTTATCCTGCATCCCTTTAACGGCCGCTCCACTGCCGACTTGAACCCGTAAAGGCCCGTTATCCCTTGACCAGCCCTCTTCTCGAAGCCGTTGCACTCGCTTGTGAGCGCGATTGGCGGATGCTGTTTGAACACCTCGAGTTGCGCCTGACGGCTGGAGACATGGTGCAGATCAGCGGCCCCAATGGCAGTGGCAAGACCAGCCTGCTGCGCCTGCTTGCCGGACTGATGCAACCCACCAGTGGCCAGGTACTGCTCAATGGCCAGCCACTGCATGCCCAGCGTGCCGAACTGGCGCGCAATCTGTTGTGGATCGGGCATGCCGCTGGCATCAAGGATCTGCTCACTGCCGAGGAAAACCTGCGTTGGCTCTGCGCTCTGCATCAACCGGTTCGGCGCGAAGCGATCTGGCAGGCCCTGGCTGCCGTTGGCCTGAAAGGTTTCGAAGACGTGCCCTGCCATACCTTGTCCGCCGGCCAGCAGCGTCGCGTGGCCCTGGCGCGCTTGTACCTGGACAGCCCACCGCTGTGGATTCTCGATGAGCCCTTCACCGCCCTCGACAAGCAAGGGGTGGCCCAGCTCGAGGAGCACCTGGCTGCCCACTGCGAACGAGGCGGCATCGTGCTGCTGACGACCCACCACAGCCTGACCCGGACGCCATCGGGTTATCGCGATATCGATCTTGGACGGTGGGCCGCATGAGTGTCTTTGCCTTGTTGGTCGCCCGGGAAGCACGGCTGCTGTGCCGTCGCCCGGCGGAGTTGGCCAACCCCCTGGTATTTTTCGCAATCGTTGTCGCATTGTTTCCGCTGGCGGTGGGACCTGAGACACAATTGTTGCAAACCTTGTCTCCTGGGCTGGTCTGGGTAGCGGCCCTATTGTCCGTCCTGCTCTCGCTGGACGGGCTGTTTCGCAGTGATTTCGAAGATGGTTCCCTGGAGCAGTGGGTCCTTTCGTCGCACCCCCTGGCACTTCTGGTCCTGGCCAAGGTACTGGCACACTGGGTTTTTTCTGGTCTGGCACTAGTATTGCTGTCGCCTTTGCTGGCCGTGATGCTGGGGCTGCCGGTAGCTTGCCTGCCGGTGCTATTGCTCTCGTTGCTGCTGGGCACGCCGGTACTCAGCCTGCTTGGAGCGGTAGGCGCGGCATTGACGGTGGGACTCAAGCGCGGCGGCCTGTTGCTGGCGCTGCTGATCCTGCCTTTGTATATCCCGGTGTTGATTCTGGGCAGTGGTGCCTTGCAGGCAGCATTGCAAGGGCTGCCGGCGACGGGTTTCCTGCTATGGCTTGGTAGCCTGACTGCCCTGGCAGTAACCCTGACACCCTTTGCAATAGCTGCTGGCCTGAAGATCAGCGTCGGCGAATAATGAGGTCTGGTTGTTTTTTAACCAGTAAAGACCCTGGCTGTTCGTGAAAGCGAAGAGCAACCGTGATGGAAACAACGAATGAACTGGACCTGGTTTCATAAGCTCGGCTCGCCGAAATGGTTTTACGGCATCAGCGGCAAGCTGCTGCCCTGGCTGAGCGTTGCCGCCGTGTTGCTGATCGGTATCGGCGTGGTCTGGGGCCTGGCCTTTGCACCACCGGATTACCAGCAGGGCAACAGCTTCCGCATCATCTACATCCATGTGCCGATGGCGATGCTGGCCCAGTCCTGCTATGTCATGTTGGCCGTATGTGGCGTGGTCGGGCTGGTGTGGAAAATGAAACTGGCCGACGTCGCCTTGCAATGCGCGGCGCCCATTGGCCATTCCATCACGTTCCTGGCGCTGGTGACCGGGGCCATCTGGGGCAAGCCGACCTGGGGCTCCTGGTGGGTCTGGGATGCCCGGCTGACCTCGATGCTCATCCTGCTGTTCCTGTACGCCGGCCTCATGGCCCTGAACGCCGCCATCAGCAACCGCGACAGCGCCGCCAAGGCCTGTGCGGTACTGGCGATTGTCGGAGTGGTCAACATCCCGATCATCAAGTACTCGGTGGAGTGGTGGAACACCCTGCACCAGGGCGCCACCTTCACCCTGACCGAAAGACCTGCCATGCCAGTGGAAATGTGGCTGCCGCTGTTGCTGACGGTACTGGGTTTCTATTGCTTCTTCGCCGTGGTGCTGTTGCTGCGCATGCGTCTTGAGGTACTCAAGCGCGAAGCCCGGACCAGCTGGGTCAAGGCCGAAGTCCAACGCAGCCTGGAGGCCGCACAATGAGCTTTGCATCCTTCAGCGACTTTCTCGCCATGGGCCATCACGGCCTGTACGTCTGGTCGGCCTATGGCATCTGCCTGGTGGTCCTGGTGCGTGAGCTGGTGGCGCCGATCCTGGACCGCAGGAGCTATCTGCAACAAGAGGCGCGTCGTCTGCGCCGGGAGAACGGTAAGTGAATCCGCTGCGTAAAAAGCGTCTTTTGATCATCCTGGCGATCCTGGTAGGTGTGGGCATCGCCGTCGGCCTGGCCCTCAGTGCGCTGAAGGAAAACATCAACCTGTTCTACACCCCGACCCAGATCGCCAATGGCGAAGCCCCCCATGACACCCGCATCCGTGCCGGCGGCATGGTCGAGGCCGGTTCCCTGCAGCGCTCCGCCGACTCGCTGGACGTCAAGTTCGTGGTCACCGACTTCAACAAGTCCGTGACCATCACCTACCGCGGCATTCTTCCGGACCTGTTCCGCGAAGGGCAGGGCATCGTCGCCCTGGGCAAGATCAATGCCGATGGCGTGGTGGTGGCCGATGAAGTACTGGCCAAGCACGACGAGAAGTACATGCCGCCGGAAGTCACCAAGGCCCTGAAAGACAGCGGCCAGTCTGCTCCGACCCCGGCCAAGGAGGGTTAAGCCATGAGTTCCGCATTGTTCGTTCCCGAGCTCGGCCACCTGGCGATGATCCTGGCGCTGTGCCTGGCCCTGGTCCAGGCGGTGGTGCCGTTGCTGGGCGCCTGGCGTGGCGACCGCCTGTGGATGAGCCTGGCACAGCCGGCGGCCTGGGGGCAGTTCGCCTTCCTGGTGTTCGCCTTCGGCTGCCTGACCTACGCCTTCATGAATGACGATTTCTCGGTGGCCTACGTCGCCCACAACTCCAACAGCGCCTTGCCCTGGTACTACAAGTTCAGCGCCGTGTGGGGCGCCCACGAAGGATCGTTGTTGCTCTGGGCGCTGATCCTGGGCGGCTGGACCTTCGCCGTATCGGTGTTCTCGCGGCAGTTGCCACAAGTGATGCTGGCCCGGGTACTGGCGGTGATGGGCATGATCAGCACCGGTTTCCTATCGTTCCTGATCGTGACCTCCAACCCCTTCGCGCGGATCCTGCCCCAGGTTCCGGCCGATGGGCGCGACCTCAATCCGCTGTTGCAGGACATCGGCCTGATCGTCCACCCACCGATGCTCTACATGGGCTATGTCGGTTTCTCGGTGGCCTTCGCCTTCGCCATCGCCGCGCTGCTCGGCGGCCGCCTGGATGCCGCCTGGGCCCGCTGGTCGCGGCCCTGGACCATCGTCGCCTGGGCGTTCCTGGGCATCGGCATCACCCTGGGCTCCTGGTGGGCCTACTACGAGTTGGGCTGGGGTGGCTGGTGGTTCTGGGACCCGGTAGAAAACGCTTCCTTCATGCCCTGGCTGGTGGGCACCGCACTGATCCACTCCCTGGCCGTCACCGAGAAGCGCGGGGTGTTCAAGAGCTGGACCGTGCTGCTGGCGATCGCGGCGTTTTCCCTGAGCCTGCTGGGTACCTTCCTGGTCCGTTCCGGGGTCCTGACCTCGGTCCATGCCTTTGCCGCCGATCCTGAGCGCGGCGTGTTCATCCTGTTCTTCCTGTTGTTCGTGGTGGGCGGTTCCCTGACCCTGTTCGCCCTGCGCGCACCGGTGGTCAAGAGCCAGGTGGGCTTCAGCCTGTGGTCCCGGGAAACCCTGCTGCTGGGCAATAACCTGGTGCTGGTGGTGGCGGCGTCGATGATTCTGCTGGGCACCCTGTATCCACTGGTGCTGGATGCCCTGAGCGGCGCCAAGCTGTCGGTGGGCCCGCCGTACTTCAACGCCCTGTTCATTCCGTTGATGGCCTTGCTGATGGTGGTGATGGCGGTTGGCGTGCTGGTGCGCTGGAAAGACACCCCGGTGAAGTGGCTGCTGGGCATGCTCGGTCCGGTGCTGCTGGGCAGCGTGGCCCTGGCCGTGGTGGCCGGCATCGCCTATGGCGACTTCAACTGGGCGGTGCTGGCGACCTTCATGCTGGCAGCCTGGGTGTTGCTGGCCAGCGTGCGGGACATTTTCGACAAGACCCGCCACAAGGGCCTGATCAAGGGCCTGCCGAGCCTGACCCGCAGCTACTGGGGCATGCACCTGGCGCACGTGGGTATCGCGGTCTGCGCCCTGGGCGTGGTGCTGTCGAGCCAGAACAGCGCCGAGCGCGACCTGCGCCTGGAGCCGGGCGAGTCCATGGAACTGGCCGGCTACCACTTCATCTTCGAGGGCGCCAAGCACTTCGAAGGACCTAACTTCACGTCCGACAAGGGCACTGTCCGTGTCGTGCGCAACGGCAAGGAAGTGGCGGTGCTGCACCCGGAAAAACGCCTGTACACCGTGCAGAGCTCGATGATGACCGAGGCCGGGATCGATGCCGGTTTCACCCGTGACCTCTATGTCGCCCTGGGCGAATCCCTGGGTGATGGCGCCTGGGCCGTGCGGGTACACGTCAAGCCATTCGTGCGCTGGATCTGGCTGGGCGGTCTGCTGACCGGCCTGGGCGGGATGCTGGCGGCACTGGACCGGCGCTATCGAATCAAGGTGAAAAGCCGAGTGCGCGAGGCACTGGGCATGACGGGAGCCACCGCATGAAGCGCTGGATGATGATGTTGCCCCTGGCGGCGTTCCTGGTGGTGGCGGTGTTTCTCTACCGCGGCCTGTACCTGGACCCGGCCGAGCTGCCATCGGCGATGATCGGCAAGCCGTTCCCCGAGTTCTCCCTGCCTTCGGTGCAGGGCGACAAGACCCTGACCCGTGCCGACCTGCTGGGCAAGCCGGCGCTGGTCAATGTCTGGGCCACCTGGTGCATTTCCTGCCGGGTCGAGCATCCGGTGCTGAACAAGCTGGCCGAGCGCGGCGTGGTGATCTACGGGATCAACTACAAGGACGTCAACGCCGATGCCCTGAAGTGGCTGGCTGAGTTCCACAATCCCTACCTGCTGGACGTGCGTGACGAAGATGGCTCCCTGGGCCTGAACCTTGGTGTGTATGGCGCTCCGGAAACCTTCTTCATCGATGCCAAGGGCATCATCCGCGACAAGTATGTCGGGGTGATCGACGAGGTGATATGGCGCGAACAGCTGGCTGCCAAGTACCAGGCCCTGGTGGACGAGGCCAAGCCATGAAGCGCTGGTTATTCGCCGCCCTGTTGGGCTTGAGCATTGCGGGGGTGGCCCATGCCGCCATCGACACCTACCAGTTCGCCAATGACAGCGAGCGCGAACGCTTCCATGAGTTGACCAAGGAACTGCGCTGCCCCAAGTGCCAGAACCAGGATATCGCCGACTCCAACGCGCCCATCGCCGCGGACTTGCGCAAAGAGATTTTCCGCATGCTCGGCGAGGGCAAGGACAATCAGCAAATCGTCGATTTCATGGTCGACCGCTACGGCGACTTCGTACGCTACAACCCGGCCCTGACCGGCAAGACCGCCTTGCTCTGGTTCGGCCCCGCCGCCCTGTTGCTGGGCGGCCTGGTGATCATCGCCGTGATTGTCCGGCGCCGCCGCGCCCAGCGCGGCGACAGCCCGAACACGCTTTCCGCCGAGGAGCGGCAGCGCCTTGACCAACTGCTGGATAAAAAACACCCATGATTGATTTCTGGCTTGCGGCAGGCCTGTTGCTCCTGATCGCCTTGAGTTTCCTGTTGATCCCGGTATTGCGCGAACGTCGCGCCCAGCGTGAAGAGGATCGGACCGCCCTGAACGTGGCGTTGTATGAAGAGCGCCTGGCCGAGCTGCAGGGCCAGCAGCAAGAAGGCGTGCTCACTACCGAGCAACTGGACAGCGGTCGCGCCGAGGCCGCCCGCGAGTTGCTGGCGGACACCGAAGGCAGTGGCCAGGCCAGCGGTTCGCGCCTGGGCAAGCCGCTACCCTTGCTGGCTGCGTTGCTGGTGCCGGTACTGGGCGTGGCCTTGTACCTGCACTTCGGCGCCAGCGACAAAGTCGAGCTGACTCGCGAGTTCGCCCAGGCGCCGCAGACCATGGAGGAAATGACCCAGCGCCTGGAGCGTGCGGTGGCGGCCCAGCCGGACTCCGCCGAAGGGCTGTACTTCCTCGGGCGTACCTACATGGCCCAGGACCGGCCGGCGGACGCGGCGAAGATCTTCGAGCGCACCGTGGCCCTGGCCGGGCGTCAGCCCGAGCTGCTGGGGCAGTGGGCCCAGGCCCAGTATTTCGCCGACGACAAGAAGTGGTCGGACAAGGTCCAGGCCCTCACCGACGAAGCGCTCAAGGCCGACCCCAATGAAGTCACCAGCCTGGGCCTGCTGGGCATCGCTGCGTTCGAGGCCGAGCGGTTCCAGGACGCCATCGACTACTGGAAGCGCCTGCAGGCGCAATTGCCGCCGGACGACAAGTCCCGTGCTGCCCTGCAAGGCGGGATCGACCGGGCCAGCGAGAAACTGGTGGCTGCCGGGGGCAAGGTTGCCACCGAGCCGACGGCCAAGGCCAAGGGTGCACTGATCAAGGTCCGGGTCGACCTGGCCGCCGAGCTCAAGGCCAAGGTCCAGCCAGGCGACAGCGTATTCATCTTCGCCCGTGCCACCCAGGGGCCGCCTGCGCCACTGGCCGCCAAGCGCCTGACGGTCGCCGACCTGCCGACTACCGTCGAGCTGGGCGATGCCGATGCGATGATGCCGCAGTTGAAACTGTCGAACTTTCCTGAAGTCCAACTGGTTGCGCGCGTATCCCGTGCCGGCCAGCCAATGACCGGCGAATGGGTCGGGCGTAGCCAGCCCCTGGCCAGCAGCACCCGTGCCGCCCAGCAGCTGACCATCGACACTCCGGATCAATAAGCAGAGAAGCCGTCATGACCGCCATCGCTCGCATCACCCTGTTGTCACTGGTCCTGGGGTTGAGCGCTTGTACGGTCCATCGGCCGCTTCCCACCAGTTCCGAGCCCATCCCGCCAGCGGGGCCGAGTACGCACCCGGCCCCCAGCCCGGCACCGTCGACCAGGCCGGTCACGCCGGGCACGCCCCATGCCCCCGCGCCTGCGACCAAGCCCTTGCCTCGCACTTCCACCCACTTCGCACCGCCGCCTGGTGGCAACAGTCACTGGGATGCGCGACTGGGGGTCTATGTGCTGGATAACCAGAGCAACACCTTCTACCGCCAGCGCACCTATTACCGCTGGAACAATGGTTGGAGCCGCGCCATCAGCCCCGACGGCCCGTGGGAGGACACCGATATCCATGGTGTGCCGGCAGGGCTCGGGCGCCAGTTCCAGTAAGCCGGGCCACAGGCTCGGGTCTCCCATTTAAGCCACCAGCTCGCTGGCCGATACAGCGGGGTGTTCCCGAGTAGTGGCTATCGAGTGTCCGATGAAGAAAGACCTGAACAAACCCTATTTTGCGCCGATGTTTTTCTGGCTGGTGGTGATCGGCGTTCTGCTGCTGGTA
It contains:
- the ccmI gene encoding c-type cytochrome biogenesis protein CcmI, which codes for MIDFWLAAGLLLLIALSFLLIPVLRERRAQREEDRTALNVALYEERLAELQGQQQEGVLTTEQLDSGRAEAARELLADTEGSGQASGSRLGKPLPLLAALLVPVLGVALYLHFGASDKVELTREFAQAPQTMEEMTQRLERAVAAQPDSAEGLYFLGRTYMAQDRPADAAKIFERTVALAGRQPELLGQWAQAQYFADDKKWSDKVQALTDEALKADPNEVTSLGLLGIAAFEAERFQDAIDYWKRLQAQLPPDDKSRAALQGGIDRASEKLVAAGGKVATEPTAKAKGALIKVRVDLAAELKAKVQPGDSVFIFARATQGPPAPLAAKRLTVADLPTTVELGDADAMMPQLKLSNFPEVQLVARVSRAGQPMTGEWVGRSQPLASSTRAAQQLTIDTPDQ